A region from the Pelobates fuscus isolate aPelFus1 chromosome 3, aPelFus1.pri, whole genome shotgun sequence genome encodes:
- the TRIR gene encoding telomerase RNA component interacting RNase, translating into MADKSRQRESDDEEEEAAEALDSPVSEELRDEGPASPSSPPAGPPSCPNRAPASRSPASRTPSSPGQDSSPSSSGVNLFANDGSFLELFKKKMEQKAAGKGEEPRPTAEAVPEPEKRRPIGFVGKRRGGAKLALKTGIVAKKPKTDEEEVLSNKGGAWAQYMAEVKKYKAHQCSDDDKTRPLVK; encoded by the exons ATGGCGGACAAGAGCCGGCAGAGGGAATCGGACGACGAGGAGGAGGAAGCGGCCGAGGCCCTGGACAGTCCCGTATCGGAGGAGCTGAGGGATGAAGGGCCGGCCTCCCCGAGCTCCCCCCCGGCTGGGCCCCCGAGCTGTCCGAACCGGGCCCCGGCCTCCCGCAGCCCCGCCAGCCggaccccctcctcccctggaCAGGACTCGTCGCCATCCTCCTCCGGGGTCAACCTGTTCGCCAACGACGGCAGCTTCCTGGAGCTCTTCAAGAAGAAGATGGAGCAGAAAGCGGCGGGGAAAGGCGAGGAGCCCCGGCCCACGGCGGAGGCAGTCCCGGAGCCGGAGAAGAGGAGGCCCATCGGCTTT GTGGGCAAGCGTAGAGGAGGGGCGAAGCTGGCCCTGAAGACGGGCATTGTAGCAAAGAAACCAAAGACAGATGAAGAAGAG GTATTGTCAAACAAAGGCGGAGCCTGGGCACAATATATGGCCGAGGTGAAAAAATACAAAGCCCACCAGTGCAGTGACGATGACAAAACGCGACCGCTGGTCAAATAA